DNA sequence from the Salvelinus sp. IW2-2015 linkage group LG37, ASM291031v2, whole genome shotgun sequence genome:
CAGGTGACCAAGATACCCGCTACACCAACTGGCTGCGGGACGACTCGCCCAGTACCTGTTCAGCCCCACGCTGTGTGGTTATGACCTATGGCACAGCAGCCCACGAGCAGCATGATAATTTTAAATGGCTGGACGGCTCGTGTTCGGTGCCAGTGGATGGCTACCTGTGCCGCTACACGTACAAGGGCATGTGCCCGGCGGTTTGGAGCGAGGGGGGCGGCAATGCCCTCTATAGTACCCCCTTCAGCCTCCTCAGTAGCCTCCTTACCCACGTCCCCTTTGGATCTGTAGCCACGGTGCCCTGCCCGGGGGGCTCCAAGGAGGAGCagtctgttctatgtgtgctaagGGAGGATGGCACTGTGGGGTGGTCCAGGGAGACACCCCTCTGTTCCGACACCGGAGAGAAGAGCTGGTGCGATCGGAACAACGGAGGGTGCGAGCATTTCTGCCAGGAGGCCGGGGAGCACTACTACTGCGAGTGCTCGGACGGCTTCCAGCTCGGCGATGACGGGCAAACATGCGTCGCTGCCGACCCATGCCACAGTGCCCCCTGTGAGTTTGAGTGCCTGCCCCTGTCGGACGGCTACCGCTGTGCCTGCCCCGAGGGCTACATGCTTTCCCCGGATGAGCGCGGCTGCCTGGACGTGGACGAGTGCCTGCAGAGCCCCTGCGAGCAGCTGTGCGTCAACGCCCCAGGGACCTTCGAGTGCCGCTGCCGCGAGGGCTACCGACCGGTTGAGGAGGGCGAATGTGAGGACGTGGACGAGTGTATGGAGGACCCATGCGAACACGCCTGCGAGAATACACCCGGCTCTCACGTTTGCCACTGTCACCTGGGCTTTTCCCCTCCTACCGAGGAACCCTCCCACTGCCAGGATACTGACGAGTGTCAGATCCCTGGGACATGTCAGCAGATGTGCGTGAACTACGAGGGGGGCTTTGAGTGTTACTGCGAGGTGGGCTACGAGCTACTCTCTGACCACTTCTCCTGCAGGAAgataggggagggagaggactCATTCCCAGCAGCCACTCCCTCCTACCCTTGGGTCACCCACCACCCCGGCTCCATGTGGGACCCCCACGAACCCCTGTACCCCTGGACCCCTGCGCAGACCAACACTGACTGGCCTCTGGAGACGGAAGAGTCCCTGGACTGGCTCACAGACCCCCCCAGGGTGGAGAATGATGTCATCTGGGTCACCAGCGCACCCCAGGAGGAGCCAGTCCCAAACCACAACCCATTCATGGTCCCCCCCATGGAAGAgcccgaggaggaggaagaagaagaggaggagtatacACCGGACTGGAGCACCATGATTTTGAATTCTCCAGCCCAGGTCCAGCCCGAGCAAGAGTCTACGCCCAGTCCCTCTCCCAGCCCCGAACCCACCTCTACCCCCACCCCAACTCCCACGTCCGACTggtatgaggaggaggatgacgaaACCACTACCAGTTCCCCAGTCCTCCCTACTTCCACTATCTCGGGAGGGGCGTGGAACTGGCTCTGGTTCAGCCCGGCCAGCCAGGATCAAGTACTCACCACGTCGCAGGAGCCAATCACTGACCAGCACGTCCCGGCGTCCAACTATGATGATACTGATGATAATGAGGAAGAGGGGGACATTGACAATGGGAAGGTGACTTCCCTTCCAgagcaggatcagggtcagggtgAGAACCAGGACCAGCACAccccctccctgcctccttctGTGGCTCCCAAAACCCCAATCACCCCCAACCTGGGCGTGGTGGAGGTGGTTGGAGTGAATGAGAGGGAGCCGGCCCAGGAGGACGAGAGCAGCcagaagcaaggtggtggcaacTGGCTGCTGGTGGGCCTCCTGGTGCCCCTCTGCATCTTCATCCTTATTATGGTGGCACTGGGTATCGTCTACTGCACCCGCTGCGCCGTCACGCCGCGCAACAAGACCGCCACCAACTGCTACCATTGGATCTCCGGAGCGCACGACAAGCAGGGCGCGCCCAATCCCAGCAAGGGGATGCAGTCACATGTTTAAACAGATGAATGAGGAAAGACTTGTACATAAATAAACTGTTAAATAAATAAGAGATAGGAAGAAGGTAAGAGAGTGGTGGTTGTTGTACTGTATCTGCCTCCTCCTGTCCCATTGCCACTCTGTTGCCGTACTGGGACTCTTTGAACACTTGAATGTTTCTGTGGAATATCGGTTGAAAGAGAAGAACAGGGAAGCAATACTAAAAAAATCACTAATCCCTTTCATGGGCTCCTTTTACATGTGGTAGAAAAAAACGGCATAATTGTTGCTTACACTGATCTCAAAGCACAATATAAAGGCCTATGATTGCACTATAGGTACAATAGAAACCGTCCATTGGGATTGTTGTTGAATACATCTGGTTATATTTATGGAGGCTGTGGGAATATACTTTCAATATATCACCAGTGCCATCTGAAAGCAAAGCCAAAGAACTGTACTGTAGCTTTTAGCATTTTGTTGTCGTCCATGAAATCTGGGTGTGGGTCTTTCAAAAAATGCTGAGGTTTTTAATCCTCAATTGAGCTCATTTCCAAGTATGGTGTCGCAAATGACTATTGATGTCAACTTTGTTAAAGAAGCATCACATGCAGCTTCGTATTTAGCTGTGCAAACTATGCAAGCATGACTGTCATGACGCTGTTGAGGAAAAGCAATCACTCGGATATTACTTTTATGGCGTGTGCTTTTTAAAGTATCGCAACAAATCAACTCACAACACAGACCAAACAATGGTATATGcctgtatatgtgtttgtgttactATAATTGTGTACTGTATAATTTGTAGCAatgaatttttttgaatttttttttgaaaatgaaaatgattTAATGAAGTGTCTTTTGTTTTATTTAGACCACACAAAACTCTTGGTAATTCCATGGAATGTCTGTCTGAGGGGATGTTTCCTTTCATTCAACTCCAATTAAACACTCCTAGTCCTCTCACCCACATTCCTCATATGGGTTAGAGTGCAGATGTTAGATGTGTTCG
Encoded proteins:
- the LOC111960378 gene encoding endosialin-like — protein: MGSPVRCAAVLVLSLLGLFCYTPPVWGQDLQERDALCNKDGCFVVYFQRKTFLDSWRSCKEKGGNLATVKLQEEADTIAALFSGVELRSQRTKVQVWIGLQRQPRQCTASRPLRGFSWTTGDQDTRYTNWLRDDSPSTCSAPRCVVMTYGTAAHEQHDNFKWLDGSCSVPVDGYLCRYTYKGMCPAVWSEGGGNALYSTPFSLLSSLLTHVPFGSVATVPCPGGSKEEQSVLCVLREDGTVGWSRETPLCSDTGEKSWCDRNNGGCEHFCQEAGEHYYCECSDGFQLGDDGQTCVAADPCHSAPCEFECLPLSDGYRCACPEGYMLSPDERGCLDVDECLQSPCEQLCVNAPGTFECRCREGYRPVEEGECEDVDECMEDPCEHACENTPGSHVCHCHLGFSPPTEEPSHCQDTDECQIPGTCQQMCVNYEGGFECYCEVGYELLSDHFSCRKIGEGEDSFPAATPSYPWVTHHPGSMWDPHEPLYPWTPAQTNTDWPLETEESLDWLTDPPRVENDVIWVTSAPQEEPVPNHNPFMVPPMEEPEEEEEEEEEYTPDWSTMILNSPAQVQPEQESTPSPSPSPEPTSTPTPTPTSDWYEEEDDETTTSSPVLPTSTISGGAWNWLWFSPASQDQVLTTSQEPITDQHVPASNYDDTDDNEEEGDIDNGKVTSLPEQDQGQGENQDQHTPSLPPSVAPKTPITPNLGVVEVVGVNEREPAQEDESSQKQGGGNWLLVGLLVPLCIFILIMVALGIVYCTRCAVTPRNKTATNCYHWISGAHDKQGAPNPSKGMQSHV